AAAAACACCTTAAGTTTTTACGAGAGATGTCTCCAGGAGAACTTGCAAGCCAGGGGTACACAAGGGCAAAGGGGAGAAAGCCAGTCCTTAGAAGCCCGGCATGGTCACTGGGGAAGCCAGCCCTGAACTAAAAAGTAGCTACGTGGTTCCCGAACAGGACTTCTGCACCCGGCACTAGTGCCATTTGTAGTGGTGCATTCTCTGCATGGTAGATGTTGGCAGCACCCCTGCCCTCAGTTGTGATACTCAAAACTTTCTTCAGACAGTGCTGAAGGCGCCTGGCAGGGAAAGTTGCTTCCCCTGTGGCCGCTGGCTTAAGAGAGTAAAGAAGCCTGCACCTTACTGTTCCTGCCCATGCACCTTCTCTAGGATCCTGGAAACCAAATGGGATTTCAGAAATggattttctcccatttgggcTTTGAGCGCATTGCCATGTCCTGACCATTCCAAAATGTAGGTGAGGTCTTCTGTGTTAAATGCACACACACCTGGTGGATActgtcaaggtttttttttttggagacagagcctcactccgttgcccaggctggagtgcaatggcgcaatcttggcccactgcaacctccgcctcctgagttcaggccattctcctgcctcagcctctggagtagctgggattacaggcgtgagccacctcgcctggctcatttttgtatttttagtagagacagggcttcaccacattggccaggctggttttgaactcctgatctcaggcgatctgcccaccttggcctcccaaagtgctgggattataggcgcgagccaccgcgcccgtccagATGCTGTAAAGACCTAAAGATCtgcattttagaaaacaaatgaagTCCGAGAAGGCAAAAGACCTAATTCCGGTGGTGGTTCTTGAATTCACTTAGACTAAACCGGGGAGTTGACAAATAATGGGAAGAAATTGTTTCATCCAGAAGCCACCAGATCTTGCTGCTGCCGTTCTTGTGCAGTGTCTGCAATGGGTGATGCAGATTGTCCCTTTGTGCAGATTGTCCTGTTAATGGGTGGTACAGATTGTCCCCTTGTGCTGTGTCTGCTGTGGGTGGTCCAGATTATCCTGCTATCTCTGAAAAAAGGGGCAGCAAGCACCACTCATTgcagttttccttcctttcacgTGAGTGTCAAGTGGTGGTGCCAGGTTCTGATCTTTACGTTTGCTTGATGGAGGCTGCCTTCCAGGAGAAAGCTCCACGGCGAGTCCATTCTGTTCTCTGCAGCTTGGGAAGAATGAGCCTTAAAAACACACCGGTCACTGCCCATAGCAGCCCTGGGCAGTGGGTACTGAGCTCTTCAGCCTTAtgttgcaaatgaggaaactgggttTAGAAGGCTTTGTAACTTCACAGAGGACAGACTTGAACTTGGGCGTTCTAGCCCCCCAGGCTACTGCTGAAGCAGCTATCTGCCCCCAGAGAAGGAAATGGCCACCCTACGTGGCCTTCAGCTGTCAGGAATGTGCCCCAGATGCTCCCACCTGTCCCAAATCTGGTTGGGACAATAGATTCAATACCTGAAATAGTAGAAACTAAAAGTAGCTATGTTGGTGGAAGACTTGGATAGACACCTAGTTTTTATCAAAACCGACTGGATCAGTGGGCAAAACCCGGGGACAGTTGTAACTGCTCTTTCCAATCCTAACATCCCCCAAAAGCAGCTTTAGCTCACTCCCTCTTTAGGGAACCCCTCAGCAAAGGACATTTACTTAGTTCACAGCTGCTTTTGGTCAAGGCTGAGATGGTAGGCATGGtttgggggagggaagaggggagtgCGTGTGTAGAACCCGGGCCAGTGGGTGAAGGTTCTGTGGCTGAGGGTGGGCGACTGTCTGCCATCatcattttattgtgaaataCTGTACAACACCAAAGAATGTATGTAACACGTATGGTATCGAGGACTTTAAAATCAACACCCAggaccctgccctgcccacctgaGAGGGAACACTCCCTGTGGAGCCCGTTCGCCCGCCCAGCCCCATGTCTGTGCCAGGCCCTCGCTCACATGtttgtaagtttttgtttctttgtcatcCTACAAGAAACTTTTTTCAAAatccaaataatgaaattatcTAGAAACATTTTAgttatataaatcattttagGGTTGAATTGCTAAAAACTTCATGAAAATTTCTATTTGCATTAATGCTCAGTCCCCACATTTATATTGAAACTTTTCACAGATCAGAGTGGAGCATGTCTTCATGTATCTGGCCTTGTCCCCCCCATTTTTTATCCCTACGCATATGTTTAGCTACCTTTGGGCACCATGAGGGAAAAGTGTTAAGATGACAAATAGCAGCATGAGTGGCCACTTCCCACCGTGACAGCACCTGGGCAGGGCAGCAGGGTGGCCGTGGATGACTGGCACACTTGGGCGCAGGCAGCCTTGGGTCTCTTTTCAAACCCATTGGCTTCACTTGTTCCTGCAAAAACACCAGTAGCAGTAAGTCCATTGAGCACAAGTGCATCGAGAGGCAAGAGTGTGtgcttttactatattttatccATTCTCTAATGCCATGGATGACGGGGCACATTGTTACAGCTAACAAAAGGGGTGATTCTGCTGAGACATTTGGGGGgtagggaggaaaaagaaacaggccaggtgcagtggcctacacctgtagtctcagctactctggaggctgaggcaggaggatggcttgagttcgggaggttaaggctgcagtgagctgtgatggtgccactgccttccagcctgggtgatagcagGACCCCTGTTAAAGAAAGATGGTGTCAGTAAATAGTAAATACATCATCAGTCACATCAGTCGGTACACCATCAATCACATCAGTCAGTACACTGTCAGTACACCATCAGTCACATCAGTCAGTACACCATCAGTATACCATCAGTCAGTACACCATCCATCAGTCACATCAGTCAGTACACCATCAGTCACATCAGTCAGTACACCATCAGTCACATCAGTCAGTACACCATCAGTACACCATCAGTCACATCAGTCAGTACACCATCAGTCATATCAGTCAGTACACCATCAGTACACCATCAGTCAGTACACCATCAGTCACATCAGTCAGTACACCATCAGTCACATCAGTCAGTACACCAGTCACATCAGTCAGTACACCATCAGTCACGTCAGTCGGTACACCATCAGTCACGTCAGTCGTTACACCATCAGTCAGTACACCATCAGCACACCATCAGTCAGTACACCATCAGTCACATCAGTCAGTACACCATCAGTTCAGATGGATCATGAGTCCATGCCACATAGTCTTTTGAATACATGAAAGTTTTAGTGTTATGTGATGCAGTCTGTATTCTGTACCTTTCTTTGACCCAGAGTATTCCTGAGATTCTTCCCCATCGATTGCAGCTCTAGGTAATTGATTCTCATTGTTGGATCATCCACGTAGCTGTATAAAGTAGCTTCCTCTTACTCATTCTGCGTTGAGCCCTGGGGAGCTTCTAGCATTTGCTCTTAGGGACAGTGCTTTTGTGCACATCTTGTCCATGTGTCTGGGGCACACGTGCCAGCACCTATGTCTGAAAGTGCAGTGGCTGTCGCTTGGCACGTGCAAATGTCCAGTTCTGCGAGGTAACGCAGACGTCCGCTTATTGATACGTATCGATTTTTCCAAGGTGGTTATGCAGATTTCCATTCCCCCCTGCAGTGCAGCCAAGTTTTGTGTAACCCACATCATCCTCAGCCTCACAACACTGTTTTCAGCAGGGCAGAGGGtgaaaaaggcagaaataaaactgcTGTTACTGGCATATGATGTGATGTAATTTCCTACATAGGGATCTCAGAACAGATTAGAGAGTTTAGCAAATTTAagatcaaaatataaaatcaattcaTTTTGTTAAACCAACAATTTAATTGgttacaaaatgaaatttaaaaaatactgcttaCAGTAGCAAAAAGGTATCTAGGGTTAAATTTTAAGACAGATAAGATCTGTATgcagaaaatatataaactttattgAAGGACATTTAAGTAAGATTTGCCTAATTCTCCTCTATGTTCAGAGAAAGGAAGATGCCAGGTGTCAGTCAGGTCTCCCAAAGTTGCTCTTAACATTCAGTGACATTCCCATTGACATCCAGCCACTTCTCTTTCCTGACAAGGTGACTAGAATTTACTGAGAAGGGTGCAAGGCCAGGATTAATTAAAACACTTGTGAAGAAGAGGGCCATTTGCCCTGCAAACACCAGCACTTACTATAAAGCTGTCGCGATGAAACTTTGTGTAGTTCTGGCCATGAGAAGGGCTTAGAAGGAGGACAGCCTAGAACAGTGAGCACACCGGGCCTCAGGGGTTTCTAAGTATTTATTGCTCTCTGTTAAGAGGAGTCCTGAGTGCTTGGAGAAGCAgctgattccagggctggggcaggaagaaggaaggtGAATCTGGAAcacatggcagaaagaaaagaacgaCAGGCATTTGTTGTGAGAGTATGGGAAAAAACTTGAAAGGTTATCTGTTGCCTAAATTTGGGACAGTGAAAACTTCAAAATGAGTATTAAGAAGAAGGAACTGTGACTCATTGGAGTGGAGAAAGGGAATTTGGGATTCCATAATGCTGCATCTAGGGAGAGAAAAGAATTCACAAATCCGTAATAAGTTTGAGTATCTGAAACACCCAAAATCGGAAGTTTTATGAGTGctaacatgatgctcaaaggagaTGCTAATGGAGGCagtttggattttcagattaaggGTGCTCAACAGTGACGTAGAATGCAACTACTCCAAAATCTCAAAGTAGatatgtatttgcatatatatatatatcatacatattttcaggtttatatattcatttatgttttttatataaatatatacatatatataaaagaccgagaaacaaatacacatatatttatatatgcctCATgcctttaacctttttttttttttttttttttttttttttgagacagtctcattctgtcacccaggctagagtgcagtggtgcaatcatggttcactgcagtctcgacttcctgggcctaagctgtcctcccaccttagcctcctgagtagctgggactgtaggcacacagcaccatgcctagctaatttttaaaatttttttgtagaggggggtctcactatgtttctttCTGGTCTCAAAtttggacttaagtgatcctcccacttccacctccaacgtgctgggattataggcctgagcctgGCCAGTTAAAAAACTTTTCGACGTGTGGAATACAGTCAAAATCTGTAGTAACCTTTCATGGCTTTCTCTGCTGATTTGAACATCCGGGTCCGCTCAGTTGACCTCTTACTCCAGGTttgttttccagtttggatgccggATATTGAGAATGTCACGCATGCATGCTCTTCCACGTTCTGCAGGCTCCTCCTCAGCTCTCTTCTGGGATGAGGTTGGGTTCCGTGGATCTGTTCAGTCTGGCGTTTGTGCTTATGCTCCCAGCAGTGCAGAGGACAGCCCAGGGCGCCCTCTCACGCTCCTTCCTGCCCTCAGGCATGGCTGTCATTGGCTGGCATGGCTGTCAGTCATTGGCCGGGCCCAGCATTGTGGAAACCACCCTGTGATGTGTGAggctgtgtgttttgttttttcccttagTTACTTAAGGTGTGAGGGCGAATCAGGCCCCTGTTACTGTTTTTGTTAGAAGTAGGAGTAacttttacactttaaaaaaaaaacaatagcatCTCTTTTTGATGCTGAGGgcagaaactattttttaatataagataCTGAAAGCACTCATAAAGCAAAAGATTGAGGCATTCGTATTCATGAGAAGTCTTTTCATCAAGAAactccagaagaaaataaaaaacgtGCCATTAACTGAGAGATACTTGCCTCACAAAAAACCTGCAATGGTTTAGTATCTAGAAGTTATAAAGAACTATAAATAGGAAAAAGATACCATGACAGAAAAacttagccaaaaaaaaaaatacatgcctTCAGAGGAGAGGAGATACATATGGCCAGtaaaatgagctgggcacagtggcacccacctgtagtcccacctactcaggaggctgaggcaggagaattacttgaacccaggaggcagaggttgccgtgagccgagatggcgccactgcactccagcctgggtgacagcgagacctcgcctcaaaacaataaaataatgaaactatCTTTTAAATGAAGTGAATTTCCCTAATGGTACCAAAACTTGCTTTAAGACTAAACTAAAAATCTGTCTTGCCATGGAAGGACATAAAAGGTTTATCCAGGCCGTTCACAAGCCTATGTGTGTAGAGCCATGTGTATAGTTAAGGATCCAGTGCCgtgaaaacataccaaaaaaacaCGTTCTTGTggttatgagaaaaaaaaaaaaaggaccaaagGACGTGTTTTGGGGGTGGCATTTTGAGAAACCCGCCTGTTGCTGCAGTGTTTGAATTTGACTCTGGCGTGAGGCTGCGGTGCGCGTTCCTGCGCGCGTTTTTACCAGCATGTGTTTTCCATCTCTCCGAGCATCTTCTTGTGGTCGTTAACTTTTCATACGTAACGTCTTAGGTGAAGTGTCCAGGTCTTTCACCCATTTTTTCtaaagtggattttttttgtttgttttatttaagacaggatcttgctctgtggcccaggctggagtgcagtggtgccatcacggctcactgcagcctccatttcctgggctcaagtgatcctcctgcctcagcctcccaagtagctgggaccacaaaagtgtgccaccacacccacctcatttccagaatttttttgcagagacaagggtctccctatgttatccaggctggtctcgaacttctgagctcaagcaatcctcccgtttcagcctcccaaagtgctaggattacaggcatgacctactGCACCAGGCCCGTGTGCCTTTGTAGTGTTGATTATGCCTTCAGCACTGATACTAGGCAGCCATCTTTAAATTCTTCCTGTTGAATCtattgtgtctctattttcactTCCCTGATTTGTATATTTCAAGCCTGGGTTACTGTGTAAATCCCCAAAAAGTTTTCATcgcttttgcttttctcttatcCAGTCAAATACTTCTACCAACATCAGAGTAATTGAACATATTTTCTTCTCTGACCTAACCCACGATAGctgctttctctcctcctcccctctccagtGTGACATCTCTGGTGGGCTCTGCTGGTCCTTTCTGCCTGAGCTCTTTCTTTCCCACGTCGTGGCTGCTTCCTGCGTCTCCTGCCCCCTTGCCGTAGAAGGTGGGAGTCAGGAAGGTGGGGCTTCGATCCCCTCCTTGTCCCCCTTACAGCTCCTGCCTGCTTGGCCCTCATCCAATGTCTGCCTCAGGCCATTTGCTAACAGATGGGGCCTAATCTCGAGGATGGGTCCCTGAGGAGCGGCGTTGCCGGGGTCTTCTGCCTCCGCCACCCCTCTCCCGTTCAGGGTTGTCACCATGACCCCTTGGTGTGCACAGTGCAGACTTAGTGTGGAGCTGAGGCAGGGCCTGGACTGAAACACTGTGTCTGATTTCCTCACCTAGTGGGCATCCCCACCATCAGATGGTGCGGGGCAGAGGGGGACTACAACGTCATGGTGATGGAGCTGCTGGGGCCAAGCCTGGAGGACCTCTTCAACTTCTGCTCCAGGAAATTCAGCCTCAAAACCGTCCTACTGCTTGCTGACCAAATGGTAAGGACTGTTTCCTGACAGTTGGCACACACTTGCCGTCTGATAGAATCAGCCACTCGCTTGTGCTGTTCTCGCCATTATTATGGCCGTTAATTCACAGAGGAAATGGAAATGTGCTGAGCCTCAGCCTTCAGGCTCCGGTGGCTCAGCGCACTGGCTTCTGGAGGCTCTGGCGGCTCAGCTCACTGGCCCCCCGGCTCAGCTCACTGGCTTCTCGAGGCTCCGGCGGCTCAGCTCACTGGCTTCTCGAGGCTCCGGCGGCTCAGCTCACTGGCTTCTCGAGGCTCCGGCGGCTCAGCTCACTGGCTTCTCGAGGCTCCGGCGGCTCAGCTCACTGGCTTCTCGAGGCTCCGGCGGCTCAGCTCCCTGGCTTCTCGAGGCTCCGGCGGCTCAGCTCACTGGCTTCTCGAGGCTCTGGTGGCTCAGTTCACTGGCTTCTCGAGGCTCTGGTGGCTCAGCTCACTGGCTTGGAGGCCACCGTCTCGGTACCAGCATAGCACATTTCCATTCGGTGGGCCCCTCAGTCTCTCAGGAACACAAGTGATTCCTAAGCACCTCCGTGCAGTTCCTCTGCTAATCCTGGTGTGTGGTCTGTGCAGAGAACAGTGCTGGGAGAGACCAATGTCTAGTGGCGGATTGTCCCCTCTCTGTCGCCTCATCTGTTTTGTGGGAGCTGAAGGCAAAGCGCCTAGGcctgtggagggtggagggttgcTGCAGGCACCTGGGGGAACAATTTGGTCAGTTCGGCATCCCCCTCGCTAATTGTTAAACTACTCTGCTGTGGCTGAGGGGCAGGAACAACGCAGCCACCGGCGTGGTGTCCCACAGCTGAGCGGTCCCTCCCCAAGACTGCCCTGGGGTGCCATCTCGCGCCCTTACTCTGCTCGCAGATCAGTCGCATCGAATACATTCATTCAAAGAACTTCATCCACCGGGATGTGAAGCCAGACAACTTCCTCATGGGCCTAGGGAAGAAGGGCAACCTGGTGTACATCATCGACTTCGGGCTGGCCAAGAAGTACCGGGACGCACGCACCCACCAGCACATCCCCTATCGTGAGAACAAGAACCTCACAGGGACGGCGCGGTACGCCTCCATCAACACGCACCTTGGAATTGGTGAGCCCCTGGGCGTGAGGTCACTGACCGGGGGTGCCTTTGGGCGTGTCCATGCCTCAGCCCAGGGAGAGGCCAGCCTCTCGGGGAGCTGGGGGTGCAAGCGTGTCATCAGACCTTTGCAGCAGACAGGCTGGCTCGTGACTGCCAGGTGTATGGGGGCAGGTGGATGCTGGGACATTTCTGAGTCACCTGTGATGTGTTTGGGAATTTCCTTAGTATGCATGAGGGGCAGCTCTGGGTGAGAGTGATCTGGGCATGTGTGTCTGAGGTTTGTCTCCACTGGAAGTGCCAGCTGGAGTGATCCGGGCATGTGTGTCTGAGGCTTGCCTCCACTGGAGGGGGCCAGCGGGGTCTTTTGCTTTGATGTGAGCACGCAAGTGCCGTTCTTCAcgcctttcccttttcttttcagaaCAGTCCCGAAGAGATGACTTGGAGTCTCTGGGCTACGTGCTAATGTACTTCAACCTGGGCTCTCTCCCCTGGCAGGGGCTGAAGGCCGCCACCAAGAGACAGAAATATGAAAGGATTAGCGAGAAGAAAATGTCCACCCCCATCGAAGTGTTGTGTAAAGGCTACCCTTGTAAGTGTCCAGAGGCCTCTTCTTAGTGGAGCTGCTCACGGGGGTTGCACGTGCGTCGGGCCCACCTTGGGTGTGCTGAGACGGCTCAGCCTGGGTTTTGTCAGAAGAGTTGCTCACCTTCCAAAGGGgtggtggcaggaaagaggggTGCTTTTGTATATGGAGGTAACAGCCTGCCCTCCTGTTCATCTTGACTTACTTGCCAAGTGCCCATCAGCGTGGGGAGTACTTGGAGGCCCTGGAGAGATGGCAGGCGAGGCAGGCCCGAGCCTCGGGGCCCCAAGTGGCTGGAAAGGGATGGACAGGCAGTGGTGGGGCCTCTCTCTGCACTGGCTGCCCTCTCTGGCCCCTTCCAGGAGCTCGGGAGATTTCCTTCGCATTTGTAGGATTGCCCCAGGATACACACCTCAAATGAAACTAAATTGTGCTTTATGacttcaattctttttcttttctaagacagagtctcgctctgtcacccaggctggagtgcagtggcgcgatctcggctcactgcaaactccgccactcaggttcataccattctcctgtctcagcctccccagtagctggaactataggcgccagccaccatgcccagctaatttttttttatttttagtggagatggggtttcactgtgttagccaggatggtcttgatctcctgacctcgtgatccgccctcctcagcctcccaaagtgctgggattacaggcgtgagccacagcgcccgggcATGACTTGAAtgcttttcagtgttttcttaAGCCTTCGAGTCTTAAAAATCTGACAGGTGTTTTGCATCTGTCCTTCTCCCCTTGAGTGTGCAGCAGCGGGAGGTAGACAGCAATGTTGGCAGAGACACCTTGAGTCGCAGTTGGGTTTCGTGATTTAGCTTTGAGTTTCTTGTTTTGTAGCTGAATTTGCCACATATCTGAATTTCTGCCGTTCCTTGCGTTTTGACGACAAGCCTGACTACTCGTACCTGAGGCAGCTTTTCCGGAATCTGTTCCATCGCCAGGGCTTCTCCTATGACTACGTGTTCGACTGGAACATGCTCAAATTTGTAAGTCGCACTGCCAGCACGTTCGCTTAATGTGGTGTGCAGGGATGACTTGTCAGTGAGAGGCCGGCGGCCGTCTTGTTGAGGGGCTGTACCATATAGGGAGTGTCTCTGGTTGTAAAGGGCGAGTGTGTAGTGGGCAGGACCTGGACTGAGTGGGTGTCTACCTGCCAGAAAGAGGTGCCAAGAAGTAAGACCCCATTAGGGAATGCAGAGGGGTCTGTGGAATTCCCAGGTGTGGACAGCAGgaggccccctccctccctgtaaCCAAGCGGAGCTAGGGCCCAGAGCATGCctgggggcagagggtgggggctgggggctgggggtgcgCATTCCCATTCACTGTGCCAGATGGTCGTGGTGCCCACGAGATGAGTGGGGTTGGGGCCTGGTGAGGTGCTACCCGTCCAGCCTGACTGACCCTGTCGTGAGCTGGTTTTCCCTGTGGCTTTCTTGATGCAGTTCGAGCATGCCGTGGAGCCTCTAAAACAGGCAGCCCAGCCCTGGGTCTATGTCTGAGCTGAATTACTATTCAGACACCGCTGTCAGAATTGAAGCTCCTGCGGAACTCTTGTGTTCTTTCATTAAAAACTTACTGTTTAGTTGTCAGTTTTAAATAGAATTTGGAGCCTTTCCAGGCGGCAGTCTGATGGAGAGCAGAACTGTCTCTtgggagggaagaaaaatggCCTTGTCCAATAGTCGTGCAGGGGCCAGGGAGGGGTGGGGTCTCCAGGTGCTGGGAGGGGTGC
This Nomascus leucogenys isolate Asia chromosome 14, Asia_NLE_v1, whole genome shotgun sequence DNA region includes the following protein-coding sequences:
- the CSNK1D gene encoding casein kinase I isoform X1 — protein: MELRVGNRYRLGRKIGSGSFGDIYLGTDIAAGEEVAIKLECVKTKHPQLHIESKIYKMMQGGVGIPTIRWCGAEGDYNVMVMELLGPSLEDLFNFCSRKFSLKTVLLLADQMISRIEYIHSKNFIHRDVKPDNFLMGLGKKGNLVYIIDFGLAKKYRDARTHQHIPYRENKNLTGTARYASINTHLGIEQSRRDDLESLGYVLMYFNLGSLPWQGLKAATKRQKYERISEKKMSTPIEVLCKGYPSEFATYLNFCRSLRFDDKPDYSYLRQLFRNLFHRQGFSYDYVFDWNMLKFGASRAADDAERERRDREERLRHSRNPATRGLPSTASGRLRGTQEVAPPTPLTPTSHTANTSPRPVSGMERERKVSMRLHRGAPVNISSSDLTGRQDTSRMSTSQRSRDMASLRLHAARQGTRCRPQRPRRTY
- the CSNK1D gene encoding casein kinase I isoform X4; amino-acid sequence: MELRVGNRYRLGRKIGSGSFGDIYLGTDIAAGEEVAIKLECVKTKHPQLHIESKIYKMMQGGVGIPTIRWCGAEGDYNVMVMELLGPSLEDLFNFCSRKFSLKTVLLLADQMISRIEYIHSKNFIHRDVKPDNFLMGLGKKGNLVYIIDFGLAKKYRDARTHQHIPYRENKNLTGTARYASINTHLGIEQSRRDDLESLGYVLMYFNLGSLPWQGLKAATKRQKYERISEKKMSTPIEVLCKGYPSEFATYLNFCRSLRFDDKPDYSYLRQLFRNLFHRQGFSYDYVFDWNMLKFGASRAADDAERERRDREERLRHSRNPATRGLPSTASGRLRGTQEVAPPTPLTPTSHTANTSPRPVSGMERERKVSMRLHRGAPVNISSSDLTGRQDTSRMSTSQNSIPFEHHGK
- the CSNK1D gene encoding casein kinase I isoform X3 → MELRVGNRYRLGRKIGSGSFGDIYLGTDIAAGEEVAIKLECVKTKHPQLHIESKIYKMMQGGVGIPTIRWCGAEGDYNVMVMELLGPSLEDLFNFCSRKFSLKTVLLLADQMISRIEYIHSKNFIHRDVKPDNFLMGLGKKGNLVYIIDFGLAKKYRDARTHQHIPYRENKNLTGTARYASINTHLGIEQSRRDDLESLGYVLMYFNLGSLPWQGLKAATKRQKYERISEKKMSTPIEVLCKGYPSEFATYLNFCRSLRFDDKPDYSYLRQLFRNLFHRQGFSYDYVFDWNMLKFGASRAADDAERERRDREERLRHSRNPATRGLPSTASGRLRGTQEVAPPTPLTPTSHTANTSPRPVSGMERERKVSMRLHRGAPVNISSSDLTGRQDTSRMSTSQGWRPVGTSTGFL
- the CSNK1D gene encoding casein kinase I isoform X2, which codes for MELRVGNRYRLGRKIGSGSFGDIYLGTDIAAGEEVAIKLECVKTKHPQLHIESKIYKMMQGGVGIPTIRWCGAEGDYNVMVMELLGPSLEDLFNFCSRKFSLKTVLLLADQMISRIEYIHSKNFIHRDVKPDNFLMGLGKKGNLVYIIDFGLAKKYRDARTHQHIPYRENKNLTGTARYASINTHLGIEQSRRDDLESLGYVLMYFNLGSLPWQGLKAATKRQKYERISEKKMSTPIEVLCKGYPSEFATYLNFCRSLRFDDKPDYSYLRQLFRNLFHRQGFSYDYVFDWNMLKFGASRAADDAERERRDREERLRHSRNPATRGLPSTASGRLRGTQEVAPPTPLTPTSHTANTSPRPVSGMERERKVSMRLHRGAPVNISSSDLTGRQDTSRMSTSQIPGRVASSGLQSVVHR